AAcattcccacatagcaaaatatctctggcccagcttagacccacacaatcagcttttgcttggcccagatGCTGCAGTGAATAAcgatacatgactggaccaagcctggcttccagacaaggaccaaacatggaccataactgggtcaagtctcagccaagttaataatccataactgagcctgaactgggccagatatgttggtgagTCACagctgcaatgaaattgataaacccattgATAAACCCAAAGAATTGCACTTTAGGTATGCAATGGGtgtgctttttctcgaagcgacctgattggtagagttttttttttctttatttgaaaataatgaaaagatgtttttttttaatgtgggtcaagataggcccacatgctgtatgccagtgctggatACAGTGCAATGATTTTCTTTATgaaaatctgggccagaattctttgctacctgggtttgGTTTAATTACAGTCTGATAATTCAATATCAAATTATTCTCAATAGTGTTCAAAATAATGTAAGAGCTGTGAAGTCTTAAGTAATAGATCAACACATTTACAGTGTGAATGAACTACAGTATTTGGATTTTAGCACCATTGACCAGTTCCTCTTTCTTAAAGTGTTTCCTTCTGTATTCTGACAAATTTGGTTATCAGTGTTCAATAAAATTAGATGTTGATTTTTTTCCGTAAGGTTTGCTGATTAACCAGTGTGATTTCTACAGTTGGATTAAATAATAGTCAGTGCAATGCTTAATAAAGTTTGAATAGATGAGTAGTCAGTTAGAAATATGATCTTTCAGGTgaatttgacattattattattattattattattatttaataacataTTAGATTTATTTAACTTGTATAAAAACTTGTTAATTAATCAATTTCAGAAAAGACCACAATTTGACTTCACATATGTAATGCTTATAGATTGGGCTCAGGTGCGACAACAGGGGTAGAGTCCGATATGCAGCTTTACTCGATTAGTGAGGCAGGCCAAGGTCAAAATCAGGACCAGACAGTAATACACATATTTTCCAACGCATAAACGATGAGACAGGCGAGAGAGTCTAGACAGGTGACAAACAATCAGTAAATGTTAAACAAGCGAAAAAAGGTCACAACATGGCAAGGCGAGACATGAAAATGCTTTATAAAGTTCACAGTGGAAACAAGACTCAGTCCTGGATGTGTGGCTGAATGGTGTATATATTGACCATGTAATCAGTGAAGATGAACTTACACAGCTGTGGTGTAATGAGGGTGGACTGTAGGGcttgatgggatttgtagttttgGAGAATGACAGGGAGTGTTTTCCAGTGACCCACAAGGGCTACAACAGGTATCAAGAGGTTAACAAAGTTCTTTTTCAGGTGTTCAATATTACATTAAGTATgcaatatttatgtttttgttaaaaGGGCATCATTAGCGGAGTATTGCTTAATTACATATAACTCTTCAAACATGAACAGACATGTTGTTGATAATTGTGGaactttttattaactttttattaaatttcattattttatatccgtacttttatataacttttatatAAGAAAACAAAGTAGATATAGTGAGAAATGCAATATAATTTTTAGtgatgtcccaatcaggtttatttgccctcgagtcagagtcatttaattttaagtatttaCTGATACCAAAACCTGATCCAATACTTctgtaatacataaaaaaaaaaaaacaataaagaagagcaaagaaacagatccaggattttccttttttctatttaattcccttattttaacatttatttaactgtttgtttgttgtgttaaatgtaaccatttcctttccacctcttgcaatcccaagtttacaaatctcacagtttgcttTGGCAATGTTGTCACCATCAACTTTAtcatacctccagactgcagacatacttgTGATTTTCGCTTCAAGCTGcatctgtgttctactttgctggcatttagCCAATAGCATGTCTGCAACAAAGTGATACCGCATAACTATAGACGTGTTAAAAAATTAtgagaacatatatatatatatatatatatatatatatatatatatatatatatatatataaatttatattcaagttctgatcgggaggtaacgtccgattctgatcgagtctgaaactgcatgatcgggcccgatttccaatcacGTGATGGGATCTGGACATCACTATTAATTTTAAACCTCTCCTTCAGTTGTTCTTGAACTCTTTTAAAAGATGAATTGACCAGCAATTTAGAAAGGTCTGCTGGGCAGTGCTTCTCATTGCTAAATGGCCTCccagacacacacaaataaaataaaaaatacatctctctctccctctttatatatatatatatatatatatatatatatatatatatatatatatatatatatatatatatatatatatatatatatatatatgtgctcaGCAGCACAGTGTTTGTAATATTGAATTATTTCTTCCTCCTAGAAGTCtgaacattgtcattatgagattacagttaaagtcagaattattatccccccttttatttatttattttttataattttttttagcagggaaattttcacagtatgtctgataatttttttttcttctggagaaagtcttatttgttatattttggctagaataaaagcagtttttagttttttaaaaaccattttagggtcaaaattattagcccctttaagctatatatttttttcgatagtctacaaaacaaaccatcattatacaacaacttgtctaattaccctaacctgcctagttaacctaattaacctagttaagcctttaaatgtcactttaagctgtatagaagtgtcttaataaaatatctaataaaatattaataactgtcatcatggcaaagatcacataaatcagttattagagatgagttattaaaactattatgtttagaaatgtgttgaagaaatattctctctgttaaacagaaattggtgaaaaaaataaacaggggggctaataattctgacttcaactgtatgtgtttttgcatacACATTAaaattttagattacttttttgaTGGTCAACCctatagatcaggggtcaccaatctcggtccatcTCGGtccacctgcctgggtgtttcatgtgtacctagtaagaccttgattagcttgtttaggtgtgtttaattagggttggagcaaaaatctattggacaccggccctccaggaacaagtttggtgacccctgctgtagattGATTAGTTTACAAGTTCACATCTGCTTACTTGCATCTAGtatatgtagattgtgttaaatgTTCTTAGGCGATCATTACAACATCTGCAGCATACATAAACATCTATTAAACTTGTGTTCGGTGAAATTTTACCAATGTATTACCAGTTTAGGTTCTATATGTCCAACAGTGTATTAGTAGACATGCAATGAATTCTCAACAACTTTTATACAACTAAGAGCTTTTTTAGTAGTTTGTATGTAGTTGTTAACCAGCTAACAAACAGACCTGGAAGGTACACATTCAGATGTCTATAAATAGCGACACAATTAATTTCAAATGAACTTTAACCATATATTAAGAGCAGTTCAAGATCTGATGATGAAGACAGAACTGAATATTcagacataaaaatataaatgaagttTTGAAACCTTATGTTGGATTGCGGTTTCATATCTATGTTGTTGTTATGcttgaaataaataatttcttgTTCACAAGTACTTGTATCTTTGCGCCATATATTGTGTGATGCTTGCAAAAGTGGCACAATTTGTTTTACTAAATTGTGTGAGCAGTTTAGCCATATCAGTTGCCACTGTAAAATACGTGAACTGAATACTTGAATTTATTCAAGTTGAGAACATTTAACtagttgtgtaaatgtatgttaataaaataaatctaaaacaaaCGCCACTCAAAAAATTGACTGGTAAATgatgtttattgtttttgtgATGTTTAATGgcataaaaatgtatacagtatatcatGACAGCAGTTAATAATACTTCGCACAACAGGTTCAGCCTTTATATGACAAGCAGAGAGTAAAAGATGGAGAAACAAGGtaaaaaaagatacaaataaaagaTTCACAAGCCCTATTTCACTTACCATAATTATATGGTTCAATCATATTTAGTAATAGCGAAGAGAAATACTAACAATAGATGCACATAGTATACATGTATACTAAATAAAGCCGATACAGCATCAATATGTTTGAAGTTTGAGTTCATAAAATGCTTAACAATTTTTTaacactattattgttgttgaagTTGTTCTTATATTAAGTCGAATACAgttgatcatttttaaaatgctgtgTTGGGATCATTTCTACTGTTTGGTCATCAGATATTTTCATACAAATCTTCCAAGTTGACATATAAATCTGCTTCATTTTTTCTCTGTATGAAATATTTAAAGAGGATCAGAGTCAGACGTGAACATATTTCAATATGGAGTTTAATTATGgcagaaataaatgaatactcACTGACTGAAGTTTTGGGTCACTGATGtgcaatgaaacaaataaaaaagtgtggctttttcatttaaatcacatttaatcatattattttaaaacataaaaagtgtCAAAACTGAGCTTCCACAAATTAAAGAAAGACTTTTAGAAATGTAAATATCTTTAAATGTACTGTACCTCTTTGGTAAAGGCATGTGAGGTTGGGAGAAAGGGTTGTTTTCATACGCAGCACTTTCATTTTTTGGCCTGGGAACAGAGGGGTGAAGAAAGAAAATGTTGAGAGTTTTGATAATCAACCTTTTCCCTTTTGTTTCATTTCTTCACTATTTACTGATCAATGCTTTATTAATGTTTATCAACCTCATGATTTCTGCATGTTGACTAAAACTGATGAACATCACAGCAGCAGATCAGTGACTTTAAAACTATGTTTAAACCTTTGCAACTTTTAAATTGAAAGCATATTAACGTATTGTCATCAAAACAAGTGGCTTTGAAGCAATTGAATATAAATGCTATTGTATTTTGATTAACACTACTTGCTTTATATCATTCAGTGAACATACATACATAAGCAAATATATGAGAGAATTTTAGCCATCATATACTAATACACCAAATCATAGTGATAACACATTGTAGAACAAATTAAatcacacaaaaatgtatttactttaacACCAATCAGATCTGACTGCTCTGAAAAGAGCCAAATTGTATTTGAGGATATCtcatttaactaaattaaattcattaaacacaataaaatttGTATCATTTATTGTGCTCCATTGTGTCCACTGATAATTACCACAGGCATAAAAACTATTTCATTAGCAATTCTTTACTGTAAAATGGTGATTTTGTCACGGTCACTTGAGGGATCTGGTCTGTCAGCAATTAAAATACTGAATGTGAAGATGCTGAAAATGTGGGTTTTGGCAAAATTGGTgagattatgtttttaatttattggtGCTGATGCAAATCTAGTTTGCTGGATTCACAACAAATGCAAATTTAAGTATTCACATTGGTAAATTACAtattaagtcaatgcaaacacggcatatatacatgcatatatatatataaatgtatgaatgCATATGCCGTCTGTGCATtgaatttttatgtaatttaactttatatttaccaatgtgtgtgtgtgtgtatatatatatatatatatatatatatatatatacatatatatatacacacacagttggtgacacagtggcgcagtaggtagtgctgtcgcctcacagcaagaaggtcactggtcgagcctcagctgggtcagttggcgtttctgtgtggagtttgtacgtgctccctgcgttcacgtgggtttcctccgggtgctccgatttccccctcagtccaaagacatttttcttttttaaatatttcccaaattatgtttaacagagcaaggaaattttcacagtatgtctgataatatttttttcttctggagaaagtcttatttgttttattttggccggaataaaagcagttttgaattttctattaaccattttaaggtcaacattattagcccctttcagtaattttttttttcgattgtctacaaaacaaaccatcattatacaataacttgcctaattaccctaacctgcctagttaacctaattagcctagttaagcctttaaatgtcactttaagctgtatagaattgtcttgaaaaatatctggtaaaatattacttattgtcatcatggcaaagataaaatagccggcagctagctctctgcaactctcacatggtcgcccaccgaagctaagcagggctgcacccggtcagtacctggatgttagaccacatgggaaagctaggttgctgtcagaagtagtgttagtgaggccagcagggggagcccaacctgcagtctgtgtgggtcctaataccccagtaaagTGACGgcgactctatactgctcagtgagtgccgtctttcggatgagacataaaacttctctgtggtcattaaaaatcccaggatgtccttcgaaaaactgtaggggtttaaccccggcatcctggccactggcctctgtccataaCGGCCTCCTAACCCTCCCAATATAATAAtttgcttcatcactctgtctcctctccaccaatcagctggtgtgtggtgtgcggtctggtgcaaaatggctgctgtcacgtcatccaggtggatgctgcatactggtggtggatgaggagattcccaccTATGTGTAAaatgctttgagtgcccagaaaagcactatataaaaggaattattattattattattattattattattactattattattattaaaataaatcagttattagaaatgggttattaaaactgttatgtttagaaatgtgttttaaaaaatcttctcttcgttaaacagaaattggggggaaaaataaacaagggggcttacaattcaggggggctaataattctgacctaaactgtgtgtgtgtgtgtgtgtgtctatatatatgtatgtgtaaatatatatatatatatatatatatatatatatatatatatatatatatatatatatatatatatatatatatatatatatatatatttacacatatacacacacacaaacacacacacttatatacatgCTAATTTCGTGGGGTAAATGACATGGAATGAGTGAATTGCTGCAAACGTGTGGAATTCACCTCAATTGCAAGTAATGTAAATAGACTAACACAATGCTTGAATACTTACAGGTCATTAAAGACCCAAATATAATAATGATTGTGAAACATCTAATCTGATCAATCTCTCCACAAAAACCCCAGTGCCAGTTTAACAGACTAAAATCTGCTTTTTAAATCAAGTCAAGCTGTAGTTGTACTTAATAATTGAACATCGTGGCTGataaaattaaatcattattgtaaataaatatttactgtacCTGTGACGCTTCTTCCATATGATGACTCCAACAAGTATGCAAGCAAAGATGACCACAAGTAAAGGTGTTAGGATGACCGTCATGTTTGCTTTATGTAAAGAAATAAAAGGatgagtcattattattattagaacaaaactaaaaatatgatcagacatctCAAAGGCACTGTAATGGTGAATTTAACATGTACATTTTACACACATGATGCTAACTAATGACTTACATGGATCATGAAAAACAACAAATGCCGTGATGTTTCCTCCAGAAAGTTTAGCAGAGCAGATCAGTTTCTTCCCATGGTCTTCTTTTGCACCCAGAAAGGTTATGGTGGAATAAGCGACTCGATCAACACCAGAAAGTGTCTTTTTCCCCTCTGAGACCTGCATGTTCTCGTAGTTCCATGTGATGGTTGGATTCTCCTTCTGACAGGAATGGTGGACGGTACAAGTGAAGTTCTGTGTGATGCGCTGTCTGACAGCTGCCATTGCAGGCTCAATGGTTATTTTTTGATGAACACCTGAAAATGGACATTGTGGCTTTCTGTAGAGTCTTAATTAAGATATTTTCATAATGCAATTCTGCAATACCTTTTACTCACATAATGCACTTTTGTCTTTTGCAGCTGATGTGTTTATGCCACCATGATGTGTTACTGAACACTCAAAAGTAGTTTTTTCTGTCTTTACAACACCTGTGCGTGTCAGAGTGTTTCTGCACTGACCGTCTTCACTACACTCTTCATTTGTTCGGTCAGATCCTTCAATACCATTGAGAGTGATGTTTGGTTTGCTGTATGGACACGTGTGTGAAGCTGAACATGTTACTGTAATCTTGTCCCCCATCTTCTCTCCTCCAGAAATACTGATGCTGGGCAATTGTGGACGTgctgaaaacagaaaaaaattacacaattaGGCAGCACATTCTCACAACAACGTGAGGAGCCATGGATAGAAAAACATCTACATACTGTCAACAAGGATTGTAGAAGTGACTTTGTGACATTTGTTTGAGTTAATTCCTGTGTATAATTTCTCTCCATGATGGGACTGTTCCAGTTTCCTGATCAGCAGACTACAATCACCACTTGAGTTTCCATATAAATCAGTTTTTTCTCTGAACTTCTTAATCACTTCATTTGGCTTCGAAGGATGGTAAACTAAAGGATAACCTGTATAGACCAACTGATACCACACAACTCTTGGGTTTTTGGGTGGGTTTAATGTGAATTTGAAAGAACATGGAATCACCAGACAGGATCCTTTGAGACCGTGAATTGTTTTTGGCATTCTCACTTGCACTCCTAATGCACCAAACAGCAGAACACCTGAGGGACAAGAAATTAAGTGAATAATGGCTGTGTGATCATTTGAGTTGATCATTTTAGTACAGGACACTATAGTTCACTACTTATTAGTTTGCATTTTATAAGTATCAACAAATTCCATTTTAAGCAATGTTTCATTTTTTCAATGCCCTTGGACAGTACATGTAAGACCAGAGCCCAATCGAAATGTACCATATGGGGGAATCCTAAATTGGCGAAAACGGCTCACTGAACTCTCAATTAaactacatattttaaataaacaacttAATCTGAACTGACCTGTCCTATTTATTGTTGTTGCTTAAGCCCTAATTACAtttaggctcaatcccaattctccTCTTTAGCTCTCCCTTTtagccctacccctcgttttaTGGATTCACCTGAAGGGGTgtgccaattctctttagctacaaggtgtagggctaaggggaagcgctggatagcccttgaaactgagattttcaaGGATCACACTAGAA
This genomic interval from Danio aesculapii chromosome 15, fDanAes4.1, whole genome shotgun sequence contains the following:
- the LOC130242446 gene encoding sialoadhesin-like, with amino-acid sequence MTTILIILLDLYTNKCTELHLTPLTSGKQVIFPSLCKVLRRNMKASLLLPLFLQGVLLFGALGVQVRMPKTIHGLKGSCLVIPCSFKFTLNPPKNPRVVWYQLVYTGYPLVYHPSKPNEVIKKFREKTDLYGNSSGDCSLLIRKLEQSHHGEKLYTGINSNKCHKVTSTILVDTRPQLPSISISGGEKMGDKITVTCSASHTCPYSKPNITLNGIEGSDRTNEECSEDGQCRNTLTRTGVVKTEKTTFECSVTHHGGINTSAAKDKSALCVHQKITIEPAMAAVRQRITQNFTCTVHHSCQKENPTITWNYENMQVSEGKKTLSGVDRVAYSTITFLGAKEDHGKKLICSAKLSGGNITAFVVFHDPSNMTVILTPLLVVIFACILVGVIIWKKRHRPKNESAAYENNPFSQPHMPLPKSDPKLQSRKNEADLYVNLEDLYENI